From the genome of Pseudomonas sihuiensis:
AGAACGTACTGGCCAAGTGTTACGGTGGCGACGTGAGCCGTAAGAAGAAGCTGCTCGAGAAGCAGAAAGCCGGTAAGAAACGCATGAAGCAGGTCGGCAACGTGGAAATCCCACAGGAAGCCTTCCTCGCTGTGCTCAGGTTGGATAGCTAAGGCTCTATGTCGATCAATTTCCCGCTCCTGTTGGTTATCGCGGTCGCCGTTTGCGGCTTCCTGGCCCTGATCGATCTGATTCTGCTGGCTCCGCGCCGCCGTGCGGCGATTGCGGCCTACCAGGGGCGGGTCGATGATCCGGACGACAGGGTGCTGGAGCGCCTGAGCAAGGAGCCCTTGCTGGTCGAGTACGGCAAATCCTTCTTCCCAGTCCTGGCCATCGTGCTGGTGCTGCGCTCGTTTCTGGTCGAGCCGTTCCAGATTCCTTCCGGATCGATGAAGCCGACTCTGGAAGTGGGCGATTTCATCCTGGTCAACAAGTTCGCCTACGGCATTCGCCTGCCGGTAATCGACGAGAAGATCATCGAGGTGGACAACCCGCAACGCGGCGATGTGATGGTGTTCCGCTACCCCAGCGATCCCACCATCAACTACATCAAGCGCGTGGTGGGCCTGCCGGGTGATCGCATCGAGTACACCCAGGGCAAGCGTCTGCTGATCAACGGCGAGCCGGTGGCCGAGAAGTTGGTCGGCGAAGAGCCTGGCAGCCTGGGCGGTGCGATGCTCTATCAGGAGCGTCTGGGTCAGGTCGAGCACACCATCCGCAAGGAAATGACCCGCATGCGCCGCGAGCCCGGCGGCCAATGGGTGGTGCCGGAAGGGCACTACTTCATGATGGGCGACAACCGTGACAACTCCAACGACAGCCGTTACTGGCGTGATCGTCATATCCCTCAGGAGCTGTGGGGCATGGTCCCTGACGACCATATCGTCGGCAAGGCATTCGCCATCTGGATGAGCTGGCCTGAGCCAAAGACCGGCAATCTGCCCAACTTCTCGCGTGTCGGCCTGATTCATTGAGCACTGGCGCGCTGCTTTCGTCAGCGCCGCAGGCTATAAATAGTCTGGCCGTCAGGCTTTCCAACAAGACCGTCTATTGGGGATATATATGACTTTCGCGCGCTCGCAGCAGGGGCTTTCCATTCTGGGTTGGCTGGTGGTTCTGGCCGTAGTGGCATTCTTCGCCAGCACAGCGTTCAAGGTGCTGCCGCATTACCTGGACTATATGTCCATGGAGAAGATCATTACCTCGGTAGAAACCGACAAGGCTTCGGATGTTCGCACCGTCGGTGAGTTTTACAACCACGTGAGCAAGGGTATGCAGGTCAACAACATTCGTGACCTGAACATGCGCGACGCCATGCAGGTGAAGGTGGAAAACAACGAGTTTCTGGTCCACCTCAAATATGAAAAACGCGAGCCGCTGATCGAGAACCTCGATCTGGTGGTGAATTTCGACAAAGAATTTCGTGTACGGATGCCGTGAGTCCCAATCTGTCCCGCCTCGAGCGCAAGCTCGGCTATAGCTTCAAGGACCAGGATCTGATGATCCTGGCTCTGACCCATCGCAGTTTCGCCGGCCGCAACAACGAGCGGCTGGAATTTCTCGGTGATGCCATTCTCAACTTCGTAGCCGGTGAGGCGCTGTTCGAGCGCTTTCCGCAGGCCCGCGAAGGTCAGTTGTCGCGCCTGCGCGCGCGCCTGGTCAAGGGCGAGACCCTGGCCGTGCTGGCGCGCGGTTTCGAGCTGGGCGAATATCTGCGCCTGGGCTCCGGTGAGCTGAAGAGCGGCGGTTTCCGCCGTGAGTCGATCCTCGCCGATGCGCTGGAGGCGCTGATCGGCGCCATCTATCTGGATGCCGGCATGGAGGCGGCGCGCGAGCGCGTGCTGGACTGGCTGACCGGCGAGCTGGACGGCCTGACGCTGGTCGATACCAACAAGGATCCGAAAACGCGCCTGCAGGAGTTTCTGCAATCGCGCGCCTGCGAACTGCCTCGTTACGAGGTGGTGGAGGTTCAGGGCGAGCCGCACTGCCGTACCTTCATGGTCGAGTGCCAGGTGGCCCTGCTCAATGAAAAGACCCTGGGCCAGGGCGGCAGCCGGCGTATCGCCGAGCAGGTCGCTGCGGCTGCGGCGCTGATCGCCCTTGGGGTGGAGAATGGCAATGACTGATGCACCTGTTACCCGCTGCGGCTACGTCGCCATCGTCGGCCGGCCCAACGTGGGCAAGTCGACGCTGCTCAACCACATCCTCGGACAAAAGCTGGCGATCACCTCGCGCAAGCCGCAGACCACCCGTCACAACATGCTTGGGATCAAGACCGAGGGCGACATCCAGGCCGTCTACGTCGATACGCCCGGCCTGCACAAGCACAACGACAAGGCGCTCAACCGCTACATGAACCGCAGTGCGTCCACTGCGCTGAAGGACGTCGACGTGGTGGTGTTCGTGGTCGACCGCATGCGCTGGACCGACGAGGATCAACTGGTGCTGGAAAAGGTCCAGCACGTCAAATGCCCGATCCTGCTGGCGGTGAACAAGGCCGATCGTCTGGAAGACAAGAGCGAGCTGCTGCCGCACCTGAACTGGCTGGCCGAGCAACTGCCGCAGGCCGAGATCGTGCCGATCTCCGCGCTGCAGGGGCAGAACCTCGACACCCTGGAGAAACTGGTGGGCGAGCGTCTGCCGGAATCTGAACATTTCTACCCGGAAGACCAGATCACCGACCGCTCCAGCCGCTTCCTGGCTGCCGAGCTGATCCGCGAGAAGATCATGCGTCAGCTCGGCGCCGAGTTGCCGTACCAGATCACCGTGGAAATCGAGGAATTCAAGCAGGAGGGCCGCATTCTGCATATCCACGGCCTGATCCTGGTGGAGCGCGACGGGCAGAAGAAGATCATCATCGGCGACAAGGGCGAGCGCATCAAACGCATCGGCGCGGACGCGCGCAAGGACATGGAAACCATGTTCGACTCCAAGGTGATGCTCAACCTCTGGGTCAAGGTCAAAGGTGGCTGGTCCGACGACGAGCGCGCCCTGCGTTCGCTGGGTTACCTGGATTAGCGGCTGCAGGCCGCAGGCTACAGGCTGCAGGAAAACAGCCTGAAGCCTGAAGCCTGAAGCCTGAAGCCTATGCGTGCCGCCTACGTTCTGCATAGCCGCCCGTACAAGGAAAGCAGTGCCCTGGTGGATTTCTTCACCGCCCAGGGGCGCGTGCGTGCAGTACTGCGCGCCGCGCGCGGCAAGGTCGGCAGCATTGCCCGGCCATTCGCCCCACTGGAGCTGGAGCTGCGCGGGCGTGGTGAGTTGAAGAGCGTCGGCCGCCTGGAAAGCGCTGGCATCCCGCTGCTGCTGAGTGGCGAGGCGCTGTTTTCCGGGCTCTATCTCAACGAACTGCTGATTCGCCTTTTGCCGGCCGAAGATCCGCACCCATTGATGCTCGAACACTACGGTCTGACCCTTCAGGCGCTGGCGGCCGGTCGGCCGCTGGAGCCGCTGCTGCGCGCATTCGAATGGCGCCTGCTGGACGAGCTGGGCTATGGTTTCGCCCTGGATCGCGACCAGCATGACCAGCCCATCGACCCTGCCGCGCTGTACCGCTGGCAGCAGGACATCGGCCTGGTGCCGGTGATACAACTGCAGCCCGGTGTATTTCAGGGCCGCGAGCTGCTGGCCATGGTCGAGGCCGACTGGCAGACGCCGGGCGCACTGGCTGCTGCCAAGCGCCTGATGCGCCAGGCGCTGGCACCTCATCTTGGCGGCAGGCCCTTGGTCAGCCGCGAACTTTTCATGACGCTCAAGGAGTCCAAGCGTGACTGAGGCCAATCGTATTCTGCTCGGCGTGAACATCGACCACGTCGCCACCCTGCGTCAGGCTCGCGGTACGCGCTACCCGGACCCGGTCAAGGCCGCGCTGGACGCCGAAGAAGCCGGCGCCGACGGCATTACCGTGCACCTGCGTGAAGACCGTCGGCACATCCAGGACCGCGATGTGCGCGTACTGGCTGACGTGTTGCAAACGCGGATGAACTTCGAGATGGGCGTTACCGACTTCATGCTCGGTTTCGCCGAGCAGATTCGCCCGGCGCACGTCTGCCTGGTGCCGGAAACCCGCCAGGAGTTGACCACCGAAGGCGGCCTGGACGTGGCCGGTCAGGAGGCGCGCATCGCCGCAGCGGTGGAGCGCTTGTCACTGGCTGGCTGCGAAGTGTCGCTGTTCATCGATGCCGAGGAGCGGCAGATCGAGGCGGCCATGCGCGTCGGCGCGCCGGCCATCGAGTTGCACACCGGGCGCTACGCCGACGCCCACACGGCGGAAGAGGCGGCGCAGGAGCTGGCGCGGATTCGTGACGGGGTGATCTGCGGCCTCAACCACGGTCTGATCGTCAACGCCGGTCACGGCCTGCACTACCACAACGCCGAGGCCGTGGCCGCGATTCCCGGCATCAACGAACTGAACATCGGTCACGCCATCGTCGCCCATGCGCTGTTCGTCGGCTTCAAGCAGGCGGTCGCCGAGATGAAAGCGCTGATCGTCGCGGCTGCCTACCGCGGCTAGCGTACTTTGTGGGAGGGGCTTCAGCCGCGACTTTCGATGGTCTATCGCCGCTGAAGCGCCTCCCACTTCGCTCCTTCAGTCCTGGCTGAAAGCTTGAACCATCTGCCTGGCGAGTGCCTCGACAGCGTCGTTGCGTTGATGGCCGAGAATCAGCTTGATGTGGTACTCGCCAAGGGCGGGCAAGCCTTGTTCTGCGCCTAGTCGGCGCAGTGGTGGCTTGACCAGGCTGCGGGGGAAAGGTGCGATGGCCAGATCGGCGGTCATCGCCGCTTCCTGGCCGGCGCACTGCTCGCAGGAGTAGGCGATGCGATAGGCAAGCCCCTGCCGATCCAGCGCATCGAGCGCGGTGCGGCGCCAGGCGCAGCCGGGGTTGGCCAGTGCCAGCGGCAAGGGCGAGCGCTGCATGGCCAGGCCACCGTCACGCCCGGCCCAGACCAGCTCCTCCGAATAGATCACTTCGCCGCGCGCATCATCCAGGCCGTCGTTGCCGGCGTTGATCAGGGTCAGGTCCAGCTCGCCGGCATCCAGCTTCGCCACCAGATCCACACTGCGCCCGACATTGACCTCGACCTCCACGGCCGGATGGCTGCGGGCGAACAGAGTCAAGACACTCGGTAGTACGCGGTCGCCGATATCGTTCGGCGTACCGAAGCGCACGCGGCCGGTCAGCGTCGGGGTGAGAAAGCGTGCCACCGCTTCCTCGTTGAGCTTGAGCAGGCGCCTGGCATAGCCGAGTAGCACCTCGCCTTCGGCGGTCAGGCGAACCTGTCGTGCCTCGCGGATAAACAGGCGCTGGCCGAGGGTCTCCTCCAGCCGCTTGATCTGCAGGCTGACGGCCGCCGTGCTGCGAAACACCTGTGCTGCGGTGCGGGTAAAGCTGCCGCTGTCGGCGATGGCGACGAAAGTGCGCAGCACATCGTTTTCCAGAAGCGGCAGGGAGATGGGAGCTGTCGCGTTCATTATCGTTAAATATTACTTAATCCAGGTTTTGATATTTGTCGTTTGTTTGAACGATAGGCGCGTTTCATCCTGATCGCAAGCCCGGCAAGAAGCCGGCTGCGAAACGGAGGAAAGGTCATGAACAGTTCGAGCAATCGCGACAAGTCGCGCCCAGCCATGCCCGAGTTCTATATGCCGGCCATGTGGCCGCTGGATCTGCAGAACGCCATCGTCGACTGGATTGGCGCCTGGTTCTGGCGTCGGCGTATGCGCCGCTTGCTGGCGCAGGACATCGAGGGAAGGATCCGCCTTGGCGGTGCTCGTGGCGTGGTGGAGCAGGGCGCCGGTGAACCGCTGCGGCTGATCGCACAGCGGCGGGCGCGTTGGCTGCGGCCGTAGGGCGGGTGCAACCCGCAAATTGCAGTCTGGCGGGTTGCACCCGCCCTACGAGAACCGCTGTCCTTAGGGCTTGCGTGCGATCAGCACGGCGCGGGTCGGTGCCGGCAGGCCTTCGACGGTGCGACTGTGGTCGGCCGGGTCGAGAAATTCCGGCAGCGACTGGAAGCGCATCCACTCGGTGGCGCGTTGTTCTTCCACCGAAGTAGTGCTGACGTCTACGCAGCGCACATCCTCGAAGCCGGCGCGGCGCAGCCAGCGCTCCAGGGCCGGCACCGAAGGCAGGAACCAGACATTGCGCATCTGCGCGTAGCGGTCTTCGGGCACCAGCACCTGTTCGGCATCGCCTTCGACCACCAGGGTTTCCAGTACCAGCTCACCGTCCTTGACCAGCGCATCCTTCAGGTCGAGCAGGTGGTCGATGGGCGAGCGGCGGTGGTACAGCACGCCCATGGAGAACACCGTGTCGAAGCCCTGCAGCTTGGCCGGCAGTTCCTCGAAGGCCAGTGGCAGGTGCCACACCGGTTGGTCCGGCAGGTAGCGTTTCATCGCCAGGAACTGGCAGAGGAACAGCCAGTTAGGGTCGATGCCGACCACGCTGTCGGCACCGGCGCCGAGCATGCGCCACATGTAGTAGCCATTGCCGCAGCCGACGTCGAGGATACGCTTGCCATGCAGGTCGAGATGCGGGGCGACGCGCTGCCATTTCCAGTCCGAACGCCATTCGGTGTCGATATGCACGCCGAACAGCTCGAACGGGCCCTTGCGCCAGGGAATCAGCCCCTGCAGTGCGGCTTTCAATTGTGCGCGCGTGCTGTCATCGCAGGCGCCGCCGAAGGTGAAGCGCTGCACCAGTTCCACCTCGCTCACCGGCAGATCCGGTAGCGCCTGCACGGCACCGTACCAGCGCGGCAGATCGCCGTGACCGATGGCCAGTTTGGCGTCGAGCTGACCGGGCAACTCGCAGGCCCAGTCTTGCAACGGAGTACCGGCCAGTTGCGCCTGCAGGGCGTCGAGATCCAGATCGCGCATCATGGCAGGGCCACCAGCGAGGCGAAGTTCAGGCACTGGAACCAGGGCACTACCTTGCTGAAACCGGCGGCCAGCAGGCGCTCGCGATGTTGTTCGAGACTGTCGGGCAGCATCACCTTTTCGATGGCGCTGCGCTTCTGCGCAATCTCCAGCTCGCTGTAGCCATTGGCGCGTTTGAAGGCGACATGCAGCTGGGTGAGCAGCTCATGCTCGGCGGCATCCTCGAAGCGCAGCTTCTCCGAGAGGATCAGCGCGCCACCGGGCAGCAGCGCCTGGCGAATGCGCGTGAGCAATTCCAGGCGGCGCTCCGGGGGGATGAACTGCAGGGTGAAGTTGAGCGTGACCAGCGAGGTGGGGTGCAGGTCGAGGGCCAGGATGTCGGCTTCGATCACCTGCACCGGCAGCAGCTCCTGGAACATGGCGTCCTGGGCGTGCAGGTATTCGCGGCAGCGTTCGACCATGGCCGGCGAGTTGTCCACCGCGATCACCTGGCAGCCGTCCGCTTTTACATGGCGGCGCAGTGCCTGGGTCACCGCGCCGAGCGAGGCGCCGAGGTCATACAGTGTAGTGTGCGCCTCGGCGAACTGGCCGGCGAGTACGCCGATGTTCTCGACGATGGTCGGGTAGCCGGGCACCGAGCGCTTGATCATGTCGGGGAAGACCCGCACCACGTCCTCGTTGAAGACGAAATCGGGCACCTCGGGCAGAGGTTGGGCAAATAGACGATCAGGTTCTTGGCTCACGGCGGTCGCAACGGGTAGCGGAAAAGGCCGGCATTTTAGCCAAGTGTGGCGCAACAGTCAGGCGCTGTTGCTGCGCTGGAAGGCCGAAGCGGTGATGCCCCACTGGCCGAGCCAGTAGGTGAGGATGATGGCGTAAGGCGCGGCGTCGAAGCTGGCGACGAAGCGGTCGATGCCGATCAGGCTGTCGGACAGCACGAAGAGCGCCGCACCGCCGGCTGCGAGCCAGGTGGAGCGCGGCTGCAGCTGCGGATGACCGAGGCGGGCCAGGGCGCGCCAGAGCATCAGGCTGATCGCCGTGGCATAGCAGGCCACCGGGATCAGCAGTTCGCCCAGGCCGCTGCTGGCCAGTATGGCGAACATCGCGCCACCGGCAATTAGTGCCAGCAGCAAAGCGGGCAGGGCCGGTTGCCGGCTGTCGGAACAGTAGGCGCGCAGGTAGGCCAGATGGCCGAGCAGAAAGGCGCCAAGGCCGAACACGAACAGATCGCCGGGCCAGTCCAGCAGGATGTCGCCAGCCAGGGAGAACACCAGGCCGATGCCGATCCAGCGGCGGTAGGTGCCGGCAGGCGCCTGGCGTAGCCAGAGCAGCAGGGCGATCACCGGGATGCCCTTGGTCAGCAGGCTGAGCTGTGCATCGCCGGTGATCCGGCCGTAGAGAAATACCGCAGCACCCGCCAGACCGAGCAGCAACCAACGCATAGCAAGACTCCCTTCGTTCTTGGAATGGCGCGACTATGCCCAGCGACCGAACGGCTGCCAATGCGAGGGATGCCAAATCGAGGGGCGGATCGTGCCGCTACTCGACGCCGCCGGCAGTATTGGGCAACGTATGGGTTCGTTCAGGAGAAGCGCATGTCGATATCGCCACCTGTCACCGAGCTGATCGAGCGCCTTTACCGCGATGAGTCGCGCCGTGTGCTCGCCACCCTGATCCGCCTGCTGGGTGATTTCGACCTGGCCGAGGAGGCGCTGCACGAGGCGTTTCGCAGTGCGGTCGAGCAGTGGCCGCAAGGCGGTGTGCCGGACAACCCGCGTGCCTGGCTGGTCTCCGCCGGGCGCTTCAAGGCCATCGACAACCTGCGTCGGCAACGTCGCTTCCAGCCGTTGGACGAGCAGATCGAATTGCCTGATGAGAGCGACGCCGAAGGCGGCGAACTGTTAGAGGACGACCGCCTGCGCCTGATTTTCACCTGCTGTCACCCGGCGCTGGCCAGCGATGCCCAGGTGGCACTAACCCTGCGCGAGGTATGCGACCTGACCACCGAGGAGATCGCCCGCGCTTTCCTCTCCAGTCCTGCGACCCTGGCCCAGCGCATCGTGCGGGCCAAGGCGAAGATTCGCGATGCGCGCATTCCCTACGAAGTGCCGGGGCGCAGTGAGCTGCCCGAGCGGTTGGAGGCGGTGTTGCGGGTGGTTTACCTGGTGTTCAACGAAGGCTACTTCGCCAGCTCGGGTGATTCGCTGACCCGCAGCCAGCTGTCCGACGAAGCGATTCGCCTGGGACGGCTACTGCTGGAGTTACTGCCCGAGCCGGAAGTGCAGGGGCTGCTGGCGTTGATGCTGCTGCACGAGTCGCGACGCGCTGCGCGCAGCGGCGTCGATGGCGAGGTGATTTTGCTGGAGGCCCAGGATCGCAGCCTATGGAGTCGCGAGCTTATCGCCGAAGGCGAGGCGCTGGTGCTGCAGGCGCTGCACTCGCGGCGTTTCGGCCCCTACAGCCTGCAGGCGGCGATTGCCGCGGTGCATGCCGAGGCGGCCAGTCTGGAAGAAACCGATTGGGCGCAGATCGTCGGCCTGTATGACGAGCTGCTGCGTCTGAATCCGTCGCCTGTTATCGAGCTCAACCGCGCCGTGGCACTGGCCATGCGAGATGGCGAGCAGGCGGGGCTGGTGGAGATTGACCGATTGCTGGCTGCAGGCGAACTGGAGGGCTACCACCTGGCCCATGCGGCGCGGGCCGATCTGCTGCGTAGGCTTGGCCGGCGCGAGCAGGCAGTCGCTGCCTACCGCCAGGCCCTGGCGCTGGCGCAACAGGGGCCGGATCGGCAGTTTCTGCAGAAAAGACTGGAAGAGCTGGGTGCCTAGCCCCTGTATCCGTAGCCCGGATGCAGGGGCTGCACGTAGGGCGTGCTGCGCGCACCAGCAATATTGTGCGCGCATGAGGTGCGCACGGCGCACCCTACAGAGGGGCGTGCTTAGCCTGCCACCAATACGCGAATCGCTTCCAGGCGCAGGGCGGCCTTGTCGAACATCGCCAGGCTCTGTTCGCGCTGCTCGCGCAGGGCGTCGATCTCGCTGTCACGCACGCTCGGGTTGACCGCGCGCAGGGCGACCAGGCGCGCCAGTTCCTCGTCCAGTTCAGCGATCAGGCGACGCTTGGCCTCACTCACGCGCTCGACATGGCGCGGCATGACCTTGGCTTCAGCGTCGTTGATCTGCTTGGCCAGCACGTCGCGCTGGGCCTGGACGAACTTGTTGGCGCTGGCCCGTGGCACGCTTTCCAGCTGGTCGTTGAGGGTTTCGAAGCCGACCTTGGCGGCCAGGTCATTGCCGTTGGCGTCGAACAGGCAACGCAGTGCCGCCGGTGGCAGGAAGCGCCCCAGTTGCAGTTTGCGCGGGCCGACCACTTCGCTGACGTAGAGCAGCTCCAGCAGCACGGTGCCGGGCTTGAGCGCCTTGTTCTTGATCAGTGCGACGGCGGTGTTGCCCATCGAGCCGGACAGCACCAGGTCCATGCCGCCCTGCACCATGGGGTGTTCCCAGGTGAGGAACTGCATGTCCTCGCGGGCCAGGGCCTGCTCGCGGTCGTAGGTAATGGTCACCGCCTCGTCGTCGCCCAGGGGGAAGCTGGCGTCCAGCATCTTCTCGCTGGGGCGCAGGATCAGGGCGTTGTCGGAGTGGTCTTCGCTGTCGATGCCGAAGGCGTTGAACAGCTCTTCCATGTAGATCGGCAGGGTGAACTGGTCGTCCTGCTCGTGGATGGCCTCGACCAGCGCTTCACCTTCACCGGCACCGCCTGAGTTCAGCTCCAGCAGGCGGTCGCGACCGCTGTGCAGCTCGCCTTCCAGGCGCAGGCGCTCGGCGGTGGCTTCGTCCACCAGTTGCTGCCACTGGCCGTCGTCACCGTTCTCCAGCAGCGGCAGCAGGCGCGGGCCAAACTGGTGCTGCAGGGCGTTGCCGGTGGGGCAGGTGGCGAGGAAGGCGTTCAGCGCCTGGTGGTACCACTGGAACAGACGCTCCTGCGGGCTGTTCTCCAGGTACGGCACGTGCAGCTGGATGCGATGTTTCTGGCCGATACGGTCGAGACGGCCAATGCGCTGTTCCAGCAGGTCCGGGTGTGCCGGCAGGTCGAACAGCACCAGGTGATGGGCGAACTGGAAGTTGCGGCCTTCGGAGCCGATTTCCGAGCAGATCAGCACCTGCGCGCCGAATTCCTCGTCGGCGAAGTAGGCGGCGGCACGGTCGCGCTCGAGGATGCTCATGCCTTCATGGAACACCGTGGCCGGGATGCCGGAGCGCACGCGCAGGGCGTCTTCCAGATCCAGCGCGGTCTCGGCGTGGGCACAGATCACCAGCACCTTGAATTTCTTCAGCATCTTCAGGGTGTCGATCAGCCATTCGACGCGCGGGTCGATGCGCCACCAGCGTTGCTCTTCGTCGATATCGTCCTGTGCCTGGTAGCTGACTTCCGGGTACAGCTCGGCATGCTCGCCGACCGGCAGCTCCAGGTATTCGTCCGGACTCGGCAGCGGGTAGGGGTGCAGCTCGCGCTCAGGGAAACCCTGTACGGCGGCGCGGGTGTTGCGAAACAGCAGGCGGCCGGTACCGTGGCGATCCAACAGCTCGCGTACCAGGCGGGCGCGTGCTTCTTCGTCGCCGCCGTCGATGGCGTCCAGCAGTTCGCGACCTTCATCACCGAGGAAGCCGCCGATGGCGTCGCGCGCCTGGGAGCTGAGCTTGCCCTGGTCGAGCAGCTCCTGCACCGCTTCGGCGACCGGGCGGTACTGGCTGCTTTCGGCGCGGAAGGCTTGCAGATCATGGAAGCGATTGGGGTCGAGCAGGCGCAGACGGGCGAAGTGGCTGTCCTGGCCGAGCTGTTCCGGGGTGGCGGTGAGCAGCAGCACGCCGGGGATGACCTCGGCCAGTTGCTCGACCAGCGAGTATTCGGCGCTGGCCTGCTCCGGGTGCCAGACCAGGTGGTGGGCTTCGTCGACCACCAGCAGGTCCCAGCCGGCGGCGAACAGCGCGTCCTGGGCCTTTTCGTCGTCCTTCAGCCACTCCAGGGCGACCAGCGCCAGCTGGCAATCCTCGAAGGGGTTGCTGGCGTCGCTTTCCATGAAACGCTCGGCGTCGAACAGGGCGACGTCGAGGTTGAAACGCCGGCGCATTTCCACCAGCCACTG
Proteins encoded in this window:
- the lepB gene encoding signal peptidase I — encoded protein: MSINFPLLLVIAVAVCGFLALIDLILLAPRRRAAIAAYQGRVDDPDDRVLERLSKEPLLVEYGKSFFPVLAIVLVLRSFLVEPFQIPSGSMKPTLEVGDFILVNKFAYGIRLPVIDEKIIEVDNPQRGDVMVFRYPSDPTINYIKRVVGLPGDRIEYTQGKRLLINGEPVAEKLVGEEPGSLGGAMLYQERLGQVEHTIRKEMTRMRREPGGQWVVPEGHYFMMGDNRDNSNDSRYWRDRHIPQELWGMVPDDHIVGKAFAIWMSWPEPKTGNLPNFSRVGLIH
- a CDS encoding DUF4845 domain-containing protein translates to MTFARSQQGLSILGWLVVLAVVAFFASTAFKVLPHYLDYMSMEKIITSVETDKASDVRTVGEFYNHVSKGMQVNNIRDLNMRDAMQVKVENNEFLVHLKYEKREPLIENLDLVVNFDKEFRVRMP
- the rnc gene encoding ribonuclease III, translated to MSPNLSRLERKLGYSFKDQDLMILALTHRSFAGRNNERLEFLGDAILNFVAGEALFERFPQAREGQLSRLRARLVKGETLAVLARGFELGEYLRLGSGELKSGGFRRESILADALEALIGAIYLDAGMEAARERVLDWLTGELDGLTLVDTNKDPKTRLQEFLQSRACELPRYEVVEVQGEPHCRTFMVECQVALLNEKTLGQGGSRRIAEQVAAAAALIALGVENGND
- the era gene encoding GTPase Era, whose amino-acid sequence is MAMTDAPVTRCGYVAIVGRPNVGKSTLLNHILGQKLAITSRKPQTTRHNMLGIKTEGDIQAVYVDTPGLHKHNDKALNRYMNRSASTALKDVDVVVFVVDRMRWTDEDQLVLEKVQHVKCPILLAVNKADRLEDKSELLPHLNWLAEQLPQAEIVPISALQGQNLDTLEKLVGERLPESEHFYPEDQITDRSSRFLAAELIREKIMRQLGAELPYQITVEIEEFKQEGRILHIHGLILVERDGQKKIIIGDKGERIKRIGADARKDMETMFDSKVMLNLWVKVKGGWSDDERALRSLGYLD
- the recO gene encoding DNA repair protein RecO produces the protein MRAAYVLHSRPYKESSALVDFFTAQGRVRAVLRAARGKVGSIARPFAPLELELRGRGELKSVGRLESAGIPLLLSGEALFSGLYLNELLIRLLPAEDPHPLMLEHYGLTLQALAAGRPLEPLLRAFEWRLLDELGYGFALDRDQHDQPIDPAALYRWQQDIGLVPVIQLQPGVFQGRELLAMVEADWQTPGALAAAKRLMRQALAPHLGGRPLVSRELFMTLKESKRD
- the pdxJ gene encoding pyridoxine 5'-phosphate synthase, with protein sequence MTEANRILLGVNIDHVATLRQARGTRYPDPVKAALDAEEAGADGITVHLREDRRHIQDRDVRVLADVLQTRMNFEMGVTDFMLGFAEQIRPAHVCLVPETRQELTTEGGLDVAGQEARIAAAVERLSLAGCEVSLFIDAEERQIEAAMRVGAPAIELHTGRYADAHTAEEAAQELARIRDGVICGLNHGLIVNAGHGLHYHNAEAVAAIPGINELNIGHAIVAHALFVGFKQAVAEMKALIVAAAYRG
- a CDS encoding LysR substrate-binding domain-containing protein, which codes for MNATAPISLPLLENDVLRTFVAIADSGSFTRTAAQVFRSTAAVSLQIKRLEETLGQRLFIREARQVRLTAEGEVLLGYARRLLKLNEEAVARFLTPTLTGRVRFGTPNDIGDRVLPSVLTLFARSHPAVEVEVNVGRSVDLVAKLDAGELDLTLINAGNDGLDDARGEVIYSEELVWAGRDGGLAMQRSPLPLALANPGCAWRRTALDALDRQGLAYRIAYSCEQCAGQEAAMTADLAIAPFPRSLVKPPLRRLGAEQGLPALGEYHIKLILGHQRNDAVEALARQMVQAFSQD
- the cmoB gene encoding tRNA 5-methoxyuridine(34)/uridine 5-oxyacetic acid(34) synthase CmoB gives rise to the protein MMRDLDLDALQAQLAGTPLQDWACELPGQLDAKLAIGHGDLPRWYGAVQALPDLPVSEVELVQRFTFGGACDDSTRAQLKAALQGLIPWRKGPFELFGVHIDTEWRSDWKWQRVAPHLDLHGKRILDVGCGNGYYMWRMLGAGADSVVGIDPNWLFLCQFLAMKRYLPDQPVWHLPLAFEELPAKLQGFDTVFSMGVLYHRRSPIDHLLDLKDALVKDGELVLETLVVEGDAEQVLVPEDRYAQMRNVWFLPSVPALERWLRRAGFEDVRCVDVSTTSVEEQRATEWMRFQSLPEFLDPADHSRTVEGLPAPTRAVLIARKP
- the cmoA gene encoding carboxy-S-adenosyl-L-methionine synthase CmoA, yielding MSQEPDRLFAQPLPEVPDFVFNEDVVRVFPDMIKRSVPGYPTIVENIGVLAGQFAEAHTTLYDLGASLGAVTQALRRHVKADGCQVIAVDNSPAMVERCREYLHAQDAMFQELLPVQVIEADILALDLHPTSLVTLNFTLQFIPPERRLELLTRIRQALLPGGALILSEKLRFEDAAEHELLTQLHVAFKRANGYSELEIAQKRSAIEKVMLPDSLEQHRERLLAAGFSKVVPWFQCLNFASLVALP
- a CDS encoding lysoplasmalogenase, which gives rise to MRWLLLGLAGAAVFLYGRITGDAQLSLLTKGIPVIALLLWLRQAPAGTYRRWIGIGLVFSLAGDILLDWPGDLFVFGLGAFLLGHLAYLRAYCSDSRQPALPALLLALIAGGAMFAILASSGLGELLIPVACYATAISLMLWRALARLGHPQLQPRSTWLAAGGAALFVLSDSLIGIDRFVASFDAAPYAIILTYWLGQWGITASAFQRSNSA
- a CDS encoding RNA polymerase sigma factor; translated protein: MSISPPVTELIERLYRDESRRVLATLIRLLGDFDLAEEALHEAFRSAVEQWPQGGVPDNPRAWLVSAGRFKAIDNLRRQRRFQPLDEQIELPDESDAEGGELLEDDRLRLIFTCCHPALASDAQVALTLREVCDLTTEEIARAFLSSPATLAQRIVRAKAKIRDARIPYEVPGRSELPERLEAVLRVVYLVFNEGYFASSGDSLTRSQLSDEAIRLGRLLLELLPEPEVQGLLALMLLHESRRAARSGVDGEVILLEAQDRSLWSRELIAEGEALVLQALHSRRFGPYSLQAAIAAVHAEAASLEETDWAQIVGLYDELLRLNPSPVIELNRAVALAMRDGEQAGLVEIDRLLAAGELEGYHLAHAARADLLRRLGRREQAVAAYRQALALAQQGPDRQFLQKRLEELGA